The following are from one region of the Apostichopus japonicus isolate 1M-3 chromosome 17, ASM3797524v1, whole genome shotgun sequence genome:
- the LOC139985233 gene encoding uncharacterized protein produces MADTETAGSSKETRATHGANKMIDHSVLFPPMPTSHSGIHQILQCLSVGTPQIRQMLLQESDVILECKVCRSLFRSVINFVDHKKKYCSRGTGPDVMSSQNVNFDLQELYSRESEEAVYVEPQGIEDSVGSSCGSKSRGKSLQRRQNSFIVLRKIPSTSQALEQQIVTPEQIITRADIDDMSMFSHQKEYTASKLIGEIAMKQVKRSRKTSVLEKRQTLHEVIKNQISTQQQSETRVDSLQEKAQHSAVIPPMKSPVQKAVKSPEGAGDSVKVTAPRKSPASAKESKVTKAGDGNTYGEENVCKICKKKCKNWTALAWHMRIHTRPFFKCSVCQYKAVSVFNLKRHLQQTHHFSKEWVDKMLNPSQRTGKSYRPPPTEISEGNIPTCNICLKTFANRRNVMRHMEIHNRGNKEKSPKGKPKEQTQTSKEDLARMKVMQIMDEKKLMCRKCHKNLSSMRRLHQHVCNHFGLNRYRCKSCPYENSDYTQMRRHIMGKHGRQFRTIQQISGAIKSMKVGIWINFAQFEGGAESVDATSKKVAVKDIKLEKSEGEEERGKSKEEKEDGGTETEEDEESGAQKGSEDEEEGASGAEQETESSSDNPSDSEKTNIKDEAPKVGKTASEDGPTSSTPQSSPQVTPKKCSSADATATPRDGSKRQLRTNLSPKNATTLGTPVKGELEWGEQDKVFLEAIMDKKNIRCITCNKQYQYLSSLQRHVRFHLLPSDNHSEQIKSNPDAAPRKAKAIQALINVNQLKCLKCRKRFTSMSSLKRHVGRHLGYSTFKCRFCGYVSRNYTWFKQHLLSKHTGEVTGLEELGSLISSMKAKR; encoded by the exons ATGGCCGACACAGAAACAGCAGGTTCATCTAAAGAGACCCGAGCGACACATGGAGCCAACAAGATGATTGATCACTCGGTCCTTTTTCCCCCGATGCCCACATCCCACTCGGGGATCCATCAGATCCTGCAGTGTCTGTCGGTCGGCACGCCGCAGATCAGGCAAATGCTCTTGCAGGAGTCCGACGTCATTCTGGAGTGCAAGGTGTGCCGAAGTCTCTTCCGGAGCGTAATCAACTTTGTGGATCACAAGAAAAAGTATTGTTCGAGGGGCACGGGGCCCGACGTGATGTCTTCGCAGaatgtgaactttgacctccaggAGTTGTACTCCCGCGAGAGCGAAGAGGCGGTGTATGTGGAGCCGCAGGGCATCGAGGATTCGGTCGGAAGCAGCTGTGGTTCAAAGAGTAGAGGGAAGTCGCTACAAAGGCGGCAGAATTCATTTATCGTATTGAGAAAAATCCCGTCCACCTCTCAGGCGTTAGAACAACAGATCGTGACCCCCGAGCAGATCATCACGAGAGCCGACATCGACGACATGAGCATGTTCAGTCACCAGAAGGAGTATACCGCCTCGAAGCTCATCGGGGAGATCGCCATGAAACAGGTGAAACGCTCGCGTAAGACGTCTGTCCTGGAGAAACGGCAGACCCTGCATGAAGTGATCAAAAATCAGATATCGACCCAACAACAATCAGAGACTCGGGTCGACAGCCTGCAGGAGAAGGCACAACACAGTGCGGTGATCCCGCCCATGAAGAGTCCCGTCCAGAAAGCAGTCAAGAGTCCCGAGGGCGCCGGCGACTCGGTCAAGGTGACCGCGCCGAGGAAGAGTCCGGCGTCCGCCAAGGAATCCAAAGTGACCAAAGCCGGAGATGGGAATACCTACGGAGAAGAAAACGTGTGCAAGATCTGCAAGAAGAAGTGTAAAAACTGGACGGCCCTAGCGTGGCACATGAGAATACACACTAGACCTTTCTTCAAATGTTCAGTCTGTCAGTATAAGGCTGTCTCGGTCTTCAACCTGAAACGGCATCTCCAGCAGACCCATCACTTCTCCAAGGAGTGGGTGGACAAGATGCTGAACCCCTCCCAGAGGACCGGCAAGTCCTACCGTCCTCCCCCCACCGAGATCTCCGAGGGCAACATACCCACCTGCAATATCTGCCTGAAGACCTTTGCCAACCGGCGGAACGTGATGCGCCACATGGAGATCCACAACCGGGGGAACAAGGAGAAATCGCCGAAGGGCAAACCCAAGGAGCAGACACAGACGAGCAAAGAGGACCTGGCTAGAATGAAGGTGATGCAGATAATGGACGAGAAAAAGCTGATGTGCCGCAAGTGTCACAAGAACCTCTCGTCGATGAGACGGCTGCATCAGCACGTCTGCAACCACTTTGGTCTGAACCGGTACAGGTGCAAGTCGTGCCCGTACGAGAACAGCGACTACACCCAGATGAGGAGACACATCATGGGCAAACACGGCCGGCAGTTCCGTACCATTCAACAGATATCTGGTGCTATTAAATCTATGAAG GTCGGTATATGGATAAACTTTGCTCAGTTTGAGGGCGGTGCAGAATCTGTGGATGCCACGAGCAAGAAAGTCGCCGTCAAAGACATCAAGCTTGAGAAATCTGAAGGCGAGGAAGAGAGAGGCAAATCCAAAGAGGAGAAGGAAGACGGAGGGACAGAGACAGAGGAGGACGAAGAGAGTGGCGCCCAGAAAGGATCCGAGGATGAAGAGGAGGGTGCCAGCGGTGCCGAACAAGAGACCGAATCTTCGTCGGACAACCCCTCCGATTCGGAGAAGACAAATATCAAAGACGAGGCTCCCAAAGTAGGCAAGACTGCCTCCGAGGATGGGCCCACCAGTAGCACCCCGCAGTCCTCGCCCCAGGTGACCCCCAAGAAGTGCAGCTCCGCCGATGCGACGGCCACGCCGCGGGACGGCAGCAAGCGTCAGCTGCGGACGAACCTCTCACCGAAGAACGCCACCACGTTAGGGACGCCCGTCAAGGGTGAGCTGGAATGGGGCGAACAGGACAAGGTGTTCCTGGAAGCCATCATGGATAAGAAGAACATCCGTTGCATCACCTGCAACAAGCAGTACCAGTACTTAAGTTCCCTGCAGCGCCACGTACGTTTCCATCTGCTGCCCAGTGACAACCACTCGGAGCAGATCAAGTCGAACCCGGACGCCGCGCCCCGCAAGGCCAAGGCCATCCAGGCGTTGATAAACGTGAATCAGCTGAAATGTCTGAAGTGTCGCAAGCGGTTTACCTCCATGAGCTCCCTGAAGAGACACGTTGGGCGCCACTTGGGCTACAGCACCTTCAAATGTCGATTCTGCGGTTACGTATCGCGTAATTATACTTGGTTCAAACAGCATCTGTTGAGCAAACACACGGGGGAGGTGACGGGACTAGAAGAGCTGGGTTCTCTCATAAGCAGCATGAAGGCCAAACGGTGA